A single Eubalaena glacialis isolate mEubGla1 chromosome 18, mEubGla1.1.hap2.+ XY, whole genome shotgun sequence DNA region contains:
- the NECTIN2 gene encoding nectin-2 isoform X2 codes for MARDAALPPSKLSPPKLPLLPLLLLLLRETGAQDVRVRAAAEVWGHLGATVELPCHLLPPAPEIRVSQVTWLRLDAPEGNQNVAIFHPLYGPSFPSPKPGKERLSFVNAGQSTGAGQGTELEVRDATLALRGLTVEDEGNYTCEFATFPRGTSRGVTWLRVIAQPQNHAETQEVTLSLDPVPMARCVSTGGRPPARVSWLSPLVGEARESQESGPLPGTVTVTSRFTLVPLGQADGVKVTCKVEHESFEEPVLLPVTLSVRYPPEVSISGYDDNWYVGRSEASLNCDVRSKPEPTGYDWSTTSGVFPASAVAQGPKLIVHSVDRLFNTTFICTVTNAVGTGHAEQVVLVRDTPRASPRDVGPVVWGAGGGILLVLLLLAGGSLAFILLRVRRRRKSPGGGGDGSGGGSYDPKTQVFGNGGPVFWTPTAPGPLRPEGKDEEDEEEEEDKAEKGLMLPPPPALEDDMESQLDGSLISRRAVYV; via the exons ATGGCCCGGGACGCAGCCCTCCCGCCGTCGAAATTGTCGCCGCCGAAGCTGCCGCTACTGCCATTGCTGCTGCTACTGCTCCGGGAAACCG GAGCCCAGGATGTGCGAGTTCGGGCCGCAGCCGAGGTGTGGGGCCACCTGGGGGCCACCGTAGAGTTGCCGTGCCACCTGCTGCCCCCAGCGCCTGAAATCCGAGTGTCACAGGTGACGTGGCTGCGCCTGGACGCGCCTGAGGGTAATCAGAACGTGGCCATCTTCCACCCCCTGTATGGTCCCAGCTTCCCCAGCCCGAAGCCTGGCAAGGAGCGGCTGTCCTTCGTCAATGCCGGGCAGAGCACCGGGGCCGGGCAAGGCACAGAGCTGGAGGTGCGGGACGCCACGCTGGCCCTCCGGGGGCTGACGGTGGAGGACGAGGGCAACTACACCTGCGAGTTTGCCACCTTCCCCCGGGGCACCAGTCGGGGAGTGACCTGGCTCAGAGTCATag cccagccccagaacCATGCCGAAACACAAGAAGTCACACTCAGTCTGGATCCTGTACCCATGGCCCGCTGTGTCTCCACGGGTGGCCGGCCACCTGCCCGAGTCTCCTGGCTCTCACCCTTGGTTGGGGAGGCCAGAGAGAGCCAGGAGTCAGGACCCCTGCCTGGTACAGTCACCGTCACCAGCCGCTTCACCTTGGTACCCTTGGGCCAAGCAGATGGTGTCAAGGTCACCTGCAAAGTGGAGCACGAGAGCTTTGAGGAGCCAGTTCTGCTGCCTGTGACCCTCTCTGTGCGCT ACCCCCCTGAGGTCTCCATATCCGGCTATGATGACAACTGGTATGTCGGCCGTAGTGAGGCCTCCCTGAACTGTGACGTCCGCAGCAAACCAGAGCCCACAGGCTACGACTGGAGCAC GACTTCAGGCGTCTTCCCAGCCTCAGCAGTAGCCCAGGGCCCCAAGCTGATCGTCCACTCGGTGGACCGGCTCTTCAACACCACCTTCATCTGCACCGTCACCAACGCCGTGGGCACGGGCCACGCCGAGCAGGTGGTCCTAGTTCGAG acACCCCCCGGGCCTCGCCCCGAGACGTGGGTCCAGTGGTATGGGGGGCTGGTGGGGGGATACTGCTGGTGCTGCTGCTTCTGGCTGGGGGGTCCTTGGCCTTCATCCTGCTGAgggtgaggagaaggaggaagagtccaggaggaggaggagacggcAGCGGAGGAGGGTCCTACGATCCGAAAACTCAGGTGTTTGGGAATGGGGGTCCCGTCTTCTGGACTCCAACTGCCCCTGGTCCCCTGCGGCCAGAGGGCAAAgacgaggaggacgaggaggaagaggaggacaaGGCAGAGAAAGGCCTCATGTTGCCTCCGCCCCCGGCACTCGAGGACGACATGGAGTCCCAGCTGGACGGCTCCCTCATCTCCCGGCGGGCAGTTTATGTGTGA
- the NECTIN2 gene encoding nectin-2 isoform X1, with product MARDAALPPSKLSPPKLPLLPLLLLLLRETGAQDVRVRAAAEVWGHLGATVELPCHLLPPAPEIRVSQVTWLRLDAPEGNQNVAIFHPLYGPSFPSPKPGKERLSFVNAGQSTGAGQGTELEVRDATLALRGLTVEDEGNYTCEFATFPRGTSRGVTWLRVIAQPQNHAETQEVTLSLDPVPMARCVSTGGRPPARVSWLSPLVGEARESQESGPLPGTVTVTSRFTLVPLGQADGVKVTCKVEHESFEEPVLLPVTLSVRYPPEVSISGYDDNWYVGRSEASLNCDVRSKPEPTGYDWSTTSGVFPASAVAQGPKLIVHSVDRLFNTTFICTVTNAVGTGHAEQVVLVRETPNTAGAGATGGIIGGIIAAIIATAVAATGILICRQQRKEQRLQGAEEEEDLEGPPSYKPPTPKAKLEEPEMPSQLFTLGASEHSPLKTPYFDASVSCAEQEMPRYHELPTLEERSGPLLLGATNLGSPMLVPPGPPALERVSLDLEDDEEEEDYLDKINPIYDSLSYSSPSESYQGKGFVMSRAMYV from the exons ATGGCCCGGGACGCAGCCCTCCCGCCGTCGAAATTGTCGCCGCCGAAGCTGCCGCTACTGCCATTGCTGCTGCTACTGCTCCGGGAAACCG GAGCCCAGGATGTGCGAGTTCGGGCCGCAGCCGAGGTGTGGGGCCACCTGGGGGCCACCGTAGAGTTGCCGTGCCACCTGCTGCCCCCAGCGCCTGAAATCCGAGTGTCACAGGTGACGTGGCTGCGCCTGGACGCGCCTGAGGGTAATCAGAACGTGGCCATCTTCCACCCCCTGTATGGTCCCAGCTTCCCCAGCCCGAAGCCTGGCAAGGAGCGGCTGTCCTTCGTCAATGCCGGGCAGAGCACCGGGGCCGGGCAAGGCACAGAGCTGGAGGTGCGGGACGCCACGCTGGCCCTCCGGGGGCTGACGGTGGAGGACGAGGGCAACTACACCTGCGAGTTTGCCACCTTCCCCCGGGGCACCAGTCGGGGAGTGACCTGGCTCAGAGTCATag cccagccccagaacCATGCCGAAACACAAGAAGTCACACTCAGTCTGGATCCTGTACCCATGGCCCGCTGTGTCTCCACGGGTGGCCGGCCACCTGCCCGAGTCTCCTGGCTCTCACCCTTGGTTGGGGAGGCCAGAGAGAGCCAGGAGTCAGGACCCCTGCCTGGTACAGTCACCGTCACCAGCCGCTTCACCTTGGTACCCTTGGGCCAAGCAGATGGTGTCAAGGTCACCTGCAAAGTGGAGCACGAGAGCTTTGAGGAGCCAGTTCTGCTGCCTGTGACCCTCTCTGTGCGCT ACCCCCCTGAGGTCTCCATATCCGGCTATGATGACAACTGGTATGTCGGCCGTAGTGAGGCCTCCCTGAACTGTGACGTCCGCAGCAAACCAGAGCCCACAGGCTACGACTGGAGCAC GACTTCAGGCGTCTTCCCAGCCTCAGCAGTAGCCCAGGGCCCCAAGCTGATCGTCCACTCGGTGGACCGGCTCTTCAACACCACCTTCATCTGCACCGTCACCAACGCCGTGGGCACGGGCCACGCCGAGCAGGTGGTCCTAGTTCGAG AGACACCCAACACAGCAGGCGCAGGGGCCACAGGTGGCATCATTGGGGGCATCATCGCTGCCATCATTGCGACTGCTGTGGCCGCCACAGGCATCCTCATCTGCCGACAGCAGCGGAAGGAGCAGAGGCTGcagggggcagaggaggaggagga CCTAGAGGGGCCTCCCTCATACAAGCCGCCGACTCCAAAGGCAAAGCTGGAGGAGCCGGAGATG CCCTCCCAGCTCTTCACCCTGGGGGCCTCGGAGCACAGCCCACTCAAGACCCCCTACTTTGATGCTAGTGTCTCGTGCGCCGAGCAG gaaATGCCTCGATACCATGAGCTTCCCACCTTGGAAGAACGGTCAGGGCCCCTGCTCCTGGGGGCCACGAACCTGGGGTCCCCCATGCTGGTGCCTCCAGGGCCGCCTGCTCTGGAGAGGGTTTCCCTGGATCTAGAGGacgatgaggaggaggaagactaTCTGGACAAGATCAACCCCATCTACGATTCCCTGTCCTACTCCAGCCCCTCTGAGTCCTACCAGGGCAAAGGCTTTGTCATGTCCCGGGCCATGTATGTGTAA